One genomic region from Carcharodon carcharias isolate sCarCar2 chromosome 12, sCarCar2.pri, whole genome shotgun sequence encodes:
- the fastkd1 gene encoding FAST kinase domain-containing protein 1, mitochondrial isoform X4 produces MLRTIDFIRKHPQFMVLRVLAENKIDLMDNETLVDMLYHALRLNVEPHDSMVQQLMVEAWERIERFSMATLSKFAVCLTDQHMYHSPLMGEITDIVSRKMESIQDARILSSLMLSISGMISARLRNCLIEKAEFLLNTRDPSQFNNSRRIVQFLRNIKFSHRPLLEKCNKIFLQNIKSLDADNISIILGMYQSLHFSNSDFRLAAKWRLTELLDAHIDPASFARLFAALGPLSGPVVRERLESDTLLMVEEFSPSQTLAVIETMEEMECRNIQLIQKVASTLYKQLDLYKPVDIARITQALLSLRCQNPELCAELRRLLVSYLHRSVVPCEVSMLTRVLSLLPSPRIDHLIPARIGAVLPQCNLSDLNALAIAITKWVRNGSSYQPGTAEMHMKLLQRLNKCGLERLQKADHMDLLIEELKYISGEWFEEILAEETMATFERLIDQMTGSNVPEFALFLTKTNCLHTGLLDQIASVTLQHISKIHYSAIYATLLPFTILNYEPPQAEEFFESCIQHIRPHLNLCDPHLLVLFGYLLALAGYFPEDIIKTIFSVDFLAKLDSQLDTLPDALNMRIRLRLMELNRAVCLECPEFQTPWFHDRYCQQLLNKGNVSVSPLQQQIQEILGQLLGGSIYAKASVFTPYYYFIDFQCILDKHQKPLPYVDQSTMLLPKNGKMLWEPDNEFIGEKQLLPGEQRIAIDFLDSKAFCKNSHHIRGETAMKKRHLEILGYHVVQIPHFEWNSMELSTKDAWVEYLKQKIFIGES; encoded by the exons GTTTAGCATGGCTACATTATCCAAGTTTGCTGTATGTCTGACTGATCAGCATATGTACCATAGTCCACTAATGGGAGAAATCACTGATATTGTTAGCAGGAAAATGGAATCTATACAGGATGCAAG GATACTTTCATCATTAATGTTGAGCATTTCTGGTATGATCTCTGCACGCCTTCGAAATTGCCTGATAGAAAAGGCAGAATTTCTATTGAATACCAGAGATCCCTCTCAATTTAACAACTCACGCCGAATAGTACAATTTCTACGCAATATCAAGTTCAGTCATCGTCCCCTGTTGGAAAAATGCAACAAGATCTTTCTTCAAAACATAAAAAGTCTGGATGCTGATAATATAAGCATAATCCTTGGGATGTACCAATCTCTACATTTTAGCAATAGTGACTTTCGGCTAGCGGCTAAATGGAGACTTACTGAACTTTTGGATGCTCACATTGACCCTGCCAGTTTTGCCAGGCTGTTTGCAGCATTAGGACCTTTATCTGGACCGGTGGTTAGGGAAAG GCTTGAATCTGATACCTTGTTAATGGTTGAAGAGTTTAGCCCTTCACAAACATTAGCTGTAATAGAGACCATGGAAGAGATGGAATGCAGGAATATACAACTAATTCAGAA AGTTGCATCAACTTTGTACAAACAATTGGATCTATACAAGCCAGTAGATATTGCAAGAATAACACAGGCATTGTTGTCACTTCGCTGTCAAAATCCAGAGTTATGTGCAGAACTGAGACGACTGTTAGTAAG TTATCTTCATCGCAGTGTTGTTCCCTGTGAGGTGTCCATGTTAACTCGggttctctccctccttccttctccaCGAATTGACCACTTGATCCCTGCACGTATTGGTGCTGTTTTGCCCCAGTGTAATTTAAGTGACTTGAATGCATTGGCCATTGCCATCACCAAGTGGGTACGGAATGGCTCCTCATACCAACCCGGCACAGCAGAAATGCATATGAAGCTACTACAAAGACTAAATAAATGTGGTTTGGAGAGACTACAGAAGGCAGACCATATGGACCTGCTGATTGAAGAGCTAAAATACATTTCTGGAGAATGGTTTGAAGAAATCCTTGCTGAAGAAACAATGGCAACCTTTGAACGACTGATTGATCAGATGACTGGGTCCAATGTCCCAGAATTTGCACTATTTTTAACCAAAACAAATTGCCTGCATACTGGTCTGCTGGACCAAATAGCATCTGTCACACTTCAACATATCAGCAAG ATCCATTATTCCGCCATATATGCCACTCTGCTTCCATTCACTATCCTGAATTATGAACCTCCACAAGCTGAAGAGTTCTTTGAATCCTGTATACAGCATATCAGGCCTCATTTGA ATCTATGTGACCCTCATCTTCTGGTGCTATTTGGTTACTTGCTAGCTCTTGCAGGCTACTTTCCTGAAGATATAATTAAGACTATTTTTAGTGTGGATTTCCTAGCGAAGTTGGACTCGCAGTTGGATA CATTGCCTGATGCTCTGAACATGCGAATCCGGTTACGTTTAATGGAGCTGAACAGAGCTGTTTGTTTGGAGTGCCCGGAATTCCAGACCCCTTGGTTTCACGACCGTTATTGCCAGCAGTTGCTAAATAAAG gcaATGTTTCTGTCAGTCCGCTCCAGCAGCAGATCCAAGAAATATTGGGCCAGTTATTGGGAGGAAGCATCTATGCCAAAGCCTCTGTATTCACCCCATATTATTATTTCATAG ACTTTCAATGTATCCTTGACAAACACCAGAAACCTCTTCCTTATGTCGATCAAAGTACTATGCTACTTCCTAAAAATGGAAAAATGCTTTGGGAACCAGACAATGAATTTATTGGAGAGAAGCAGCTACTACCAGGAGAACAAAG GATTGCTATAGATTTTCTTGACTCTAAAGCTTTCTGCAAGAACTCTCATCACATTAGAGGAGAAACTGCTATGAAAAAGAGGCACTTGGAGATTTTGGGATACCATGTAGTACAG ATTCCTCATTTTGAGTGGAATTCCATGGAATTGTCAACAAAGGATGCATGGGTAGAATATCTTAAACAAAAGATATTTATAGGAGAATCTTGA
- the klhl41a gene encoding kelch-like protein 41a: MDPRKDIRDESRLYQTTLLQDGLKKLLDENKFVDCSLKVGNKLFPCHRLILAACSPYFREYFFSEENEEKKREVILEDVDENVVDMILQYLYSSEIELTDENVQNVFAASSRFQIPSVFTLCVTYLQEKLSASNCLAIFRLGLLLDCPRLALAAREYASARFEQICKDEDFLQLASHELIGIIANDALNVEKEEAVFEAVLRWVRNDKENRVKSFGEIFDCIRFRLMAEKYVKDHVEKNDIVKANPDLIKKVQMVKDAFAGKLPKPAKGDDKTAKEGESGEDLVNGDVGDEDLLPGFLNDIPRHGMFVKEMIMFINDTAAVAYDPNLNQCFLAALGDQIPRNHVSLATKGNLIFVVGGLYMDEEVKEQPYHCYFYQFDSIAGEWDGLPPLPSARCLFGMGEAEKFLYVIGGKDLPNEQALDSVFCYDMNNLKWNESKAFPFKIYGHSVVSHNGLIYVIGGKTDDTKCINKLFVYNPKKSEWRELAAMKTARAMFGAAVHQSKIWVVGGVTDDGLTAAAEAYNIMNNKWEIMPEFPQERSSINIINMAGSLYAIGGFAMIQLEDKEFSPSEFTDVWKYEDDKKEWCGMVKEINYAAGATCLAVCLNMFRLTKL; the protein is encoded by the exons ATGGACCCTCGAAAAGATATAAGGGACGAATCTCGGCTTTATCAAACCACCCTACTTCAGGATGGACTGAAAAAATTACTGGATGAGAACAAGTTTGTTGATTGTTCCCTGAAGGTGGGCAATAAGCTCTTTCCTTGCCACCGACTAATCCTGGCAGCGTGCAGTCCTTACTTCCGTGAATATTTCTTTTCAGAAGAAAATGAGGAGAAGAAACGTGAGGTGATTCTCGAAGATGTTGATGAAAATGTCGTGGATATGATCCTTCAGTACCTGTATTCCTCTGAAATAGAACTGACCGATGAGAACGTGCAAAATGTTTTTGCCGCGTCTAGTCGCTTTCAGATTCCCTCTGTTTTCACACTGTGTGTCACCTACCTTCAAGAAAAGTTATCTGCTAGCAACTGCCTGGCCATATTCAGGCTAGGACTCCTTCTTGACTGTCCTCGGCTTGCTCTTGCTGCCCGTGAGTATGCGTCCGCTCGTTTTGAACAAATCTGTAAAGATGAAGATTTTCTGCAACTTGCCTCGCATGAGCTCATCGGCATAATAGCGAATGACGCTTTAAATGTGGAGAAGGAGGAAGCTGTATTTGAAGCTGTATTAAGATGGGTCCGAAATGATAAAGAGAACAGGGTCAAAAGCTTCGGAGAAATCTTTGACTGCATCCGCTTTCGCCTTATGGCTGAGAAATATGTCAAAGACCATGTGGAAAAAAATGACATTGTTAAAGCTAATCCAGATCTGATAAAGAAGGTTCAAATGGTTAAAGATGCTTTTGCTGGGAAACTTCCCAAGCCTGCGAAAGGAGACGACAAAACCGCAAAGGAAGGAGAAAGCGGTGAAGATCTGGTTAATGGTGACGTAGGTGATGAAGATCTGCTCCCTGGTTTCTTGAATGACATTCCCAGACATGGCATGTTCGTCAAGGAAATGATCATGTTCATTAATGATACGGCGGCGGTGGCATATGATCCAAACCTAAATCAATGCTTTCTGGCTGCATTGGGTGATCAGATTCCCAGAAACCATGTTAGTTTGGCTACTAAGGGAAACCTAATTTTTGTTGTTGGTGGATTATATATGGATGAAGAAGTTAAAGAACAGCCTTATCACTGCTATTTCTACCAG TTCGACAGCATCGCTGGTGAATGGGATGGCTTGCCACCGCTGCCTTCAGCCAGATGTCTCTTCGGAATGGGAGAAGCAGAGAAATTCCTTTATGTGATTGGTGGCAAGGATCTTCCAAATGAACAAGCGCTGGATTCAGTGTTTTGCTATGACATGAA CAACCTAAAATGGAATGAATCCAAAGCATTCCCTTTTAAGATTTATGGCCACTCTGTGGTTTCACATAATGGATTAATCTATGTTATTGGTGGGAAAACTGATGACAC TAAATGTATCAACAAATTGTTTGTCTACAATCCTAAAAAATCGGAGTGGAGGGAACTCGCAGCTATGAAGACAGCACGTGCTATGTTTGGAGCTGCTGTTCATCAAAGCAAAATCTGGGTTGTTGGAGGAGTCACTGATGATGGTTTGACAGCTGCAGCTGAAGCATATAACATCATGAATAATAA ATGGGAAATAATGCCAGAATTCCCGCAAGAGAGAAGTTCTATAAATATCATCAATATGGCTGGATCACTTTATGCTATTGGAGGTTTTGCTATGATTCAGTTGGAAGATAAAGAATTTTCTCCCTCAGAATTCACTGATGTGTGGAA GTATGAAGATGACAAGAAGGAATGGTGTGGCATGGTGAAGGAAATTAATTATGCTGCAGGAGCCACGTGTCTTGCTGTATGCCTCAACATGTTCAGGCTTACCAAATTATAA